Proteins encoded by one window of Chromobacterium violaceum ATCC 12472:
- a CDS encoding LuxR family transcriptional regulator: MQQACGALSATHRTKNKEDPLMVTSKPINARPLPAGLTASQQWTLLEWIHMAGHIETEGELKAFLDNILSQAPSDRIILVLGRLNNQNQIQRMEKVLNVSYPSDWLNQYSQENFAQHDPIMRIHLGQGPVIWEERFSRAKGSEEKRFIAEASSNGMGSGITFSAASDRNNVGSILSIGGKEPGRNAALVAMLNCLTPHLHQAAVRIANLPPASPSNMPLSQREYDIFHWMSRGKTNWEIATILNISERTVKFHVANVIRKLNANNRTHAIVLGMHLAMTPRELVNG; the protein is encoded by the coding sequence ATGCAACAAGCATGTGGGGCACTATCTGCGACACACAGAACCAAGAACAAGGAAGACCCGCTCATGGTGACTTCAAAACCCATCAATGCAAGACCGCTCCCGGCCGGCCTCACCGCGTCGCAGCAATGGACATTGCTGGAGTGGATTCACATGGCCGGGCATATCGAAACCGAGGGCGAGCTCAAGGCCTTCCTTGACAACATCCTGAGCCAGGCCCCGTCCGACCGCATCATTCTGGTATTGGGACGCCTGAACAACCAGAATCAGATCCAGAGAATGGAGAAGGTTCTGAACGTCAGCTACCCATCCGACTGGCTCAACCAGTACTCCCAGGAAAACTTCGCCCAGCACGATCCCATCATGCGCATCCACCTGGGCCAGGGACCGGTCATCTGGGAAGAGCGCTTCAGCCGCGCCAAAGGCTCGGAGGAAAAGCGCTTCATCGCGGAAGCCTCCAGCAACGGCATGGGCAGCGGCATCACGTTCAGCGCGGCCTCCGACCGCAACAACGTCGGCAGCATCCTGTCCATCGGCGGAAAGGAACCCGGACGCAACGCGGCCTTGGTCGCCATGCTGAACTGCCTGACGCCCCATCTGCATCAGGCAGCGGTCCGGATCGCCAACCTGCCGCCGGCATCGCCCAGCAATATGCCGCTATCGCAACGCGAATACGACATTTTCCATTGGATGAGCCGCGGCAAGACCAACTGGGAAATCGCCACCATCCTCAACATCAGCGAGAGAACGGTGAAGTTTCACGTCGCCAATGTGATCCGCAAGCTCAATGCGAATAATCGTACTCATGCCATAGTGCTTGGCATGCACTTGGCGATGACACCCCGCGAGTTAGTGAACGGATAA
- a CDS encoding acyl-homoserine-lactone synthase: MKDFFPLQQGGLVLEWVNTETKLRQLWAFRHRIFREQLQWVPLCEDGFDRDAYDDFSDNLVLCRDGEVVGAIRLTTGEHPFMLEEEFSRLLAPGERIGKGAEYSEITRLAVDREALGARESIMAARLLYLGAWLWSQVQGVRWMYFVVEPVFYRRLVMMGFPIVPVGIPRPLDGGVMSMTGLLDWRQAKTELIRSLTRGVSSPSACQALWHEYDYSH; the protein is encoded by the coding sequence ATGAAAGATTTTTTTCCGCTGCAACAAGGTGGACTGGTACTGGAGTGGGTCAATACTGAAACTAAGCTGCGACAGTTGTGGGCGTTCCGTCACAGAATCTTCCGGGAACAGCTGCAGTGGGTGCCCTTATGCGAGGACGGTTTCGATCGGGACGCATACGATGATTTTTCCGACAACTTGGTATTGTGCCGGGATGGCGAGGTCGTCGGCGCGATACGGTTGACTACCGGAGAGCATCCTTTCATGTTGGAGGAAGAGTTCTCGCGCTTGCTGGCGCCGGGCGAGCGGATAGGCAAGGGGGCGGAATATTCGGAAATCACCCGACTGGCCGTGGACAGGGAAGCGCTGGGCGCGCGCGAGTCCATCATGGCGGCCAGATTGCTCTATCTGGGCGCGTGGCTGTGGTCCCAGGTTCAGGGCGTGCGCTGGATGTATTTCGTCGTGGAGCCGGTGTTTTACCGGCGCCTGGTGATGATGGGCTTCCCCATCGTGCCGGTAGGCATACCCCGCCCACTGGATGGCGGGGTGATGTCGATGACGGGCTTGCTGGACTGGAGGCAGGCGAAAACCGAGCTTATCCGTTCACTAACTCGCGGGGTGTCATCGCCAAGTGCATGCCAAGCACTATGGCATGAGTACGATTATTCGCATTGA
- a CDS encoding NAD-dependent succinate-semialdehyde dehydrogenase: MTAFTSCNPSSGEVCFTRPSWNPSALEVSLRQLRDAQGAWADLNVEQRAKRLLRLADLLSQQREALADLVTLEVGKRTSECLAEIDKSAQLIRYYAELAPELLQPLRIATQASRSGVAFEPLGLVLAVMPWNYPVWQVLRFAIPALMSGNACLVKPAPSVPQCSQLLLDIVRQAGLRVLDIAWIETELVEEAIRQCDAVAFTGSTQTGRAIASLAGRHLKKTVLELGGSNPFIVLADADIEAAARDAANSRFRDAGQSCNAAKRMIVVPEIADAFVEAFCGEASKLRAGDPRDPATTLSPLTRADLREALHAQVLDACHHGSELRLGGQMPHTPGFYYPATVLDRVNPDCRVYHEEVFGPVASILRATDEADAIRLANDTPFGLGASIYSADNERAWQLARRIEAGSVFINRHTSSDLRLPFGGVKASGYGRELSEFGLYEFVNVKTYWQK; this comes from the coding sequence ATGACCGCCTTCACCAGTTGCAATCCCTCGTCCGGCGAAGTGTGCTTCACCCGTCCCTCCTGGAACCCGTCCGCCCTGGAAGTCAGCCTGCGGCAACTGCGCGATGCCCAAGGCGCGTGGGCGGATTTGAACGTAGAGCAGCGAGCAAAACGCCTGCTGCGCCTGGCGGATCTCTTGTCGCAGCAGCGGGAGGCCCTGGCTGACCTGGTTACGCTGGAGGTAGGCAAGCGCACATCGGAATGCCTGGCGGAAATAGACAAGTCGGCTCAGTTGATACGCTATTACGCGGAACTGGCGCCCGAACTGCTGCAGCCGCTGCGCATCGCCACCCAGGCCAGCCGCAGCGGCGTGGCCTTCGAACCGCTGGGCCTGGTCCTGGCGGTCATGCCCTGGAACTACCCGGTATGGCAGGTGCTGCGCTTCGCCATCCCCGCGCTGATGTCGGGCAACGCCTGCCTGGTGAAGCCGGCGCCGTCGGTGCCGCAATGCAGCCAGCTGCTGCTGGACATCGTCCGACAGGCGGGCCTGCGCGTGCTAGACATCGCCTGGATTGAAACCGAGCTGGTGGAGGAAGCGATCCGCCAATGCGATGCCGTGGCGTTCACCGGCTCCACCCAGACCGGCCGCGCGATCGCCTCGCTGGCAGGACGCCACCTGAAGAAGACGGTTTTGGAACTCGGCGGCAGCAACCCCTTCATCGTGCTCGCCGACGCGGATATCGAGGCCGCTGCGCGCGACGCCGCCAACTCCCGTTTCCGCGACGCGGGCCAGAGCTGCAACGCAGCCAAGCGGATGATCGTGGTCCCGGAAATCGCCGACGCCTTCGTCGAAGCCTTCTGCGGCGAAGCCTCCAAATTGCGCGCCGGCGATCCCCGCGACCCGGCCACCACCCTGTCGCCGCTGACCCGCGCCGATCTGCGGGAGGCCCTGCACGCGCAAGTGCTGGATGCCTGTCATCATGGCTCGGAACTGAGGCTGGGCGGCCAGATGCCGCATACGCCAGGCTTTTACTATCCCGCCACCGTGCTGGATCGCGTCAATCCGGACTGCCGCGTCTACCATGAAGAAGTGTTCGGCCCGGTCGCCAGCATACTGCGCGCGACGGACGAGGCCGATGCGATCCGCCTGGCCAACGACACGCCCTTCGGCCTGGGCGCCAGCATCTACAGCGCCGACAATGAGCGCGCCTGGCAACTGGCGCGCCGGATCGAGGCCGGCAGCGTATTCATCAACCGCCACACCAGTTCCGACCTGCGGCTGCCCTTCGGCGGCGTCAAGGCGTCGGGCTATGGCCGCGAGCTGTCCGAATTCGGCCTGTACGAATTCGTCAACGTCAAAACCTACTGGCAGAAATAG
- a CDS encoding GNAT family N-acetyltransferase, whose protein sequence is MRVDWDALAQPAEANANGQMVGMRVAWPGARHPPRQTLEGRYCRVEPLDRARHGEQLFDELHKIPGGANWTYLSHGPFPCLEDWLQWVSANSLRDDPQFYAIVDQADGAAIGLCSYLRIAPEDGSIEVGFLNFSPRLQRSRQATEAMYLMMRRAFELGYRRYEWKCDAQNAPSVKAALRLGFTFEGLFRQARVNKGRNRDTAWFSILDGEWPARRAALEAWLDEDNFDAGGRQRSRLSQIVAAQS, encoded by the coding sequence ATGCGTGTTGACTGGGATGCGTTGGCGCAGCCGGCGGAAGCGAATGCGAACGGCCAGATGGTGGGCATGCGGGTGGCGTGGCCAGGCGCGCGTCACCCGCCGCGCCAAACGCTGGAGGGCCGGTACTGTCGCGTGGAGCCGCTGGACAGGGCGCGGCACGGAGAGCAACTATTCGACGAACTGCATAAGATTCCAGGCGGCGCGAACTGGACTTACCTCAGTCATGGCCCTTTTCCTTGCCTGGAGGATTGGCTGCAGTGGGTGAGCGCGAATTCCCTGCGGGACGACCCGCAGTTCTATGCGATCGTCGACCAGGCGGATGGCGCGGCGATCGGCTTGTGCAGTTATCTGCGCATCGCGCCGGAAGATGGCAGCATCGAGGTGGGATTCTTGAATTTCTCGCCCAGATTGCAGCGCAGCCGGCAGGCGACCGAGGCGATGTACCTGATGATGCGCCGCGCTTTCGAGTTGGGCTACCGCCGTTATGAATGGAAATGCGACGCGCAGAATGCGCCGTCGGTCAAGGCGGCGCTGCGGCTGGGCTTCACCTTCGAGGGCCTGTTCCGGCAAGCGCGCGTCAACAAGGGCCGCAATCGCGACACGGCGTGGTTCTCTATCCTGGATGGCGAGTGGCCGGCGAGGCGCGCCGCATTGGAAGCCTGGTTGGATGAGGACAATTTCGACGCGGGCGGCAGGCAGCGAAGCCGTTTGTCGCAGATTGTTGCGGCGCAGTCGTAA
- a CDS encoding rhodanese-like domain-containing protein, whose protein sequence is MISQQEFYEAKLAYEIDAADVAQALAGGDRSLLLIDTRSVEAFDHETIPGALSRPHRLMTAENTADLPRDITLVAFCDGIGCNGSTKGALRLTQLGFKVKELQGGLDWWKRDGYATTRDKGCGKEVCDAC, encoded by the coding sequence ATGATCAGCCAACAGGAGTTTTACGAGGCCAAGCTGGCCTATGAGATCGATGCCGCCGATGTCGCGCAAGCGCTTGCCGGCGGCGACCGGTCATTGCTGTTGATCGACACCCGCAGTGTTGAGGCGTTCGATCACGAAACCATACCCGGCGCATTGAGCCGCCCCCATCGGCTCATGACCGCGGAGAACACCGCCGATCTGCCGCGAGATATCACCTTGGTGGCATTTTGCGACGGCATAGGCTGCAACGGCTCGACCAAGGGCGCGTTGAGGCTGACCCAGCTAGGTTTCAAAGTGAAGGAGCTGCAGGGTGGCCTGGATTGGTGGAAGCGGGACGGCTATGCGACCACCCGAGACAAAGGCTGCGGCAAGGAGGTGTGCGATGCGTGTTGA
- a CDS encoding PLP-dependent aminotransferase family protein, translating into MDNDWIADYLRPRLARDNGEHLSRQLYRQLRELIGQRRLAGGSVLPASRALAQAMQLGRNTVLSAYDQLAAEGYLESRHGSGTYVCDVFTNSTSQTSHSTAPARPLSQRGQRLTASSRLPVRKLGAFVPGLPELELFPHKAWQQCLARQQRSAPLEWLHYQHQGGLPALQSALIQYLYLTRSVRCEPEQIIIAPGAQNALTLLAQLLADPGDAIWLEEPGYAGAQAAMQAAGLRCQAIRVDEQGLRPDPEAAPPRIIYVTPAHQYPTGAVMALPRRLELLAHARRHGSWIIEDDYDGEFCYASAPLAALQSLDRDGRVIYLGTFSKVMFPSLKLAYLVLPPELVDSYRRCQARLQGEGSYLQQAAVADFIAQGHFARHIRHMRELYQRRQQLLKHAADQYLGHAMSLHGGDAGMHLLAELPDGFDEWELQAAAAERLLWLRPLARHFLDTPYRNGLVLGYAGIDDHAIRPAVQQLADLLETRLK; encoded by the coding sequence TTGGACAATGATTGGATAGCCGATTACCTGAGGCCGAGGCTGGCGCGCGACAACGGCGAACACCTGTCGCGACAGCTCTACCGCCAGCTGCGCGAACTGATAGGCCAACGCCGGCTGGCTGGCGGCAGCGTACTGCCCGCTAGCCGCGCGCTGGCCCAGGCCATGCAGCTGGGGCGCAATACCGTGCTCTCCGCCTACGACCAATTGGCAGCCGAAGGCTATCTGGAAAGTCGCCACGGCTCCGGCACCTACGTCTGCGACGTCTTCACCAACAGTACCTCGCAAACCAGCCATTCCACCGCGCCTGCGCGCCCACTCTCCCAGCGCGGCCAACGCCTGACCGCAAGCAGCCGGCTGCCGGTCCGCAAGCTCGGCGCCTTCGTGCCAGGCCTGCCTGAACTGGAACTGTTCCCGCACAAGGCATGGCAACAGTGCCTCGCCAGGCAACAGCGCTCGGCGCCGCTGGAATGGCTGCATTACCAACATCAGGGAGGCCTCCCGGCATTGCAAAGCGCTCTGATCCAATATCTGTACCTGACCCGCTCGGTCCGCTGCGAACCGGAACAAATCATCATCGCCCCAGGCGCCCAAAACGCATTGACGCTGTTGGCCCAGTTGCTGGCCGACCCAGGCGATGCCATCTGGCTGGAAGAGCCCGGCTACGCTGGCGCGCAAGCCGCCATGCAGGCCGCCGGCCTCCGCTGCCAAGCCATCCGCGTGGACGAGCAAGGCTTGCGTCCGGATCCGGAGGCGGCCCCTCCCCGCATCATCTATGTCACGCCGGCCCACCAATATCCGACCGGCGCAGTGATGGCGCTGCCGCGCCGGCTGGAACTGCTGGCGCATGCCCGCCGCCACGGCAGTTGGATAATAGAAGACGACTACGATGGCGAGTTCTGCTATGCCTCGGCCCCGCTGGCCGCGTTGCAAAGCCTGGATCGGGATGGCCGAGTGATCTATCTCGGCACCTTCAGCAAGGTCATGTTCCCCAGCTTGAAGCTTGCCTACCTGGTGCTGCCCCCCGAATTAGTCGATTCTTACCGCCGCTGCCAGGCCAGGTTGCAAGGCGAAGGCAGCTATCTGCAACAGGCCGCCGTCGCGGACTTCATCGCGCAGGGGCATTTCGCCCGCCATATCCGACACATGCGCGAGCTGTACCAGCGCCGCCAGCAGCTGCTGAAGCATGCGGCAGACCAATATCTGGGACACGCCATGTCGCTTCATGGCGGCGACGCCGGCATGCATCTTCTGGCCGAACTGCCGGACGGCTTTGATGAATGGGAACTGCAGGCTGCCGCAGCCGAGCGCCTGTTGTGGCTCAGGCCGTTGGCCCGCCACTTCCTAGATACCCCATACCGCAACGGATTGGTATTGGGTTACGCCGGCATCGACGATCACGCTATCCGCCCAGCCGTGCAACAATTGGCTGACTTGCTGGAAACGAGGCTGAAATGA
- a CDS encoding DUF523 domain-containing protein, which translates to MKKPTLLVSACLLGQPVRYDGQSKPLSSPQWEALRQRWDLIPVCPECLGGLPTPRPAAEIIDGAGDDVLDGTARIRTGNGSDVTQEFIAGAQRALEIARESGCAQALLKANSPSCGNRQIYDGSFSSRLREGQGVAASLLSQHGIRVWNEEDIGTLLNRQDGQASE; encoded by the coding sequence ATGAAGAAACCGACGCTGTTGGTCAGCGCCTGCCTGCTGGGGCAACCTGTACGCTACGATGGCCAATCCAAACCGCTCTCCAGCCCGCAATGGGAAGCCCTGAGGCAACGCTGGGACCTGATCCCAGTCTGTCCGGAATGCCTGGGCGGGCTGCCCACGCCCAGACCGGCAGCGGAGATTATCGACGGTGCCGGCGACGATGTGCTGGATGGAACAGCCCGAATCCGGACCGGCAATGGCTCCGATGTCACCCAGGAATTCATCGCCGGCGCGCAGCGCGCGCTGGAAATCGCCAGAGAAAGCGGCTGCGCGCAGGCCTTGCTGAAAGCCAATAGTCCATCTTGCGGCAATCGACAGATTTACGATGGCAGTTTTTCATCGCGCCTGCGCGAGGGGCAAGGCGTGGCCGCCAGCTTGCTGAGCCAACATGGCATCAGGGTATGGAACGAGGAGGACATTGGAACGCTGTTGAATCGGCAGGACGGTCAAGCATCAGAATAA
- a CDS encoding pyrimidine 5'-nucleotidase, producing the protein MNHKTWIFDLDDTLHHASGGIFDHINKLMTEYMMRQLGVDEAEACALRSRYWAQYGATMHGLSTHHGIDPQQFLIETHPVEVLEQWLQFEDRLAENLSALPGRKIILSNGPQHYVEGILQRMRIQHHFESVYGVERLNYVPKPHLDAFQTVLAREGLNPAHCIMVEDSLPNLLTAKELGMTTIWVSREPRKPAHVDHRVEKISQLLRLHLD; encoded by the coding sequence GTGAACCACAAGACCTGGATCTTCGACCTCGACGACACCCTCCACCACGCCAGCGGCGGCATCTTCGACCATATCAACAAGCTGATGACCGAATACATGATGCGCCAACTCGGCGTGGACGAGGCGGAGGCCTGCGCGCTGCGCTCCCGCTACTGGGCCCAGTACGGCGCGACCATGCACGGCCTGTCCACCCATCACGGCATCGATCCGCAACAGTTCCTGATCGAGACCCACCCGGTGGAGGTATTGGAACAGTGGCTGCAATTCGAAGACAGGCTGGCGGAAAACCTGAGCGCGCTGCCCGGCCGCAAGATCATCCTGTCCAACGGACCGCAGCATTACGTGGAAGGCATCCTGCAGCGGATGCGGATACAGCATCATTTCGAATCGGTATACGGCGTGGAGCGGCTGAACTATGTGCCCAAGCCTCACCTTGACGCTTTCCAGACCGTCCTGGCACGCGAAGGCCTGAATCCCGCTCACTGCATCATGGTGGAGGATTCGCTGCCCAATCTGCTGACGGCGAAGGAGCTGGGCATGACCACGATCTGGGTAAGCCGCGAGCCGCGCAAGCCGGCGCACGTCGATCACCGCGTCGAGAAGATCAGCCAGTTGCTGCGGCTACACCTGGACTGA
- a CDS encoding ABC transporter substrate-binding protein, producing MKKILAMLALAASTQAFAAEELHLYNWNNYLSESAAKNFEAYCKCKLVQDYYGDNEELLAKLAAGAKGYDIVVPTGFAVDALIKQGKAQPLDKAQLPNFKNLNPGYLNSFFDKGNKYSAPYAFTTTLIGYNETKLKQLGLADKVNSWALIFDPALLAKIKGKVTVLDSQRELIAAALMYLGKPANSTNPADWKAARDVILKAKPYWAAFNNQSYIKELTVGNIYVAFGYSNDMFQAQQDAKKAKRAFALNFSLQKEGNTLSLDNFVVLKDAPRKDLAYKFINFMLDGKNAAGLTNEMGNGNPNAAAGKFVKTELTKIPAIFPTSTDLPRLQQLHDLNAKDRRELNKVWSEIKLK from the coding sequence ATGAAGAAGATCCTCGCGATGCTGGCGCTGGCGGCCTCCACCCAGGCGTTCGCCGCCGAAGAGCTGCATCTGTACAACTGGAACAACTACCTGTCCGAGAGCGCGGCCAAGAATTTCGAGGCCTATTGCAAGTGCAAGCTGGTGCAGGATTACTACGGTGACAACGAAGAACTGCTGGCCAAGCTGGCCGCCGGCGCCAAGGGCTACGACATCGTGGTGCCGACCGGCTTCGCCGTCGACGCGCTGATCAAGCAGGGCAAGGCCCAGCCCCTGGACAAGGCGCAGTTGCCCAACTTCAAGAACCTGAACCCGGGTTACCTGAACAGCTTCTTCGACAAGGGCAACAAGTACTCCGCCCCGTACGCGTTCACCACCACCCTGATCGGCTACAACGAAACCAAGCTGAAGCAGCTGGGCCTGGCCGACAAGGTGAATAGCTGGGCGCTGATCTTCGATCCGGCGCTGTTGGCCAAGATCAAGGGCAAGGTCACGGTGCTGGATTCGCAGCGCGAGCTGATCGCCGCCGCGCTGATGTATCTGGGCAAGCCGGCCAATTCCACTAACCCGGCCGATTGGAAAGCCGCCCGCGACGTGATCCTGAAGGCCAAGCCGTACTGGGCAGCCTTCAACAACCAGTCCTACATCAAGGAACTGACCGTCGGCAACATCTATGTCGCCTTCGGCTACTCCAACGACATGTTCCAGGCCCAGCAGGACGCCAAGAAGGCCAAGCGCGCTTTCGCGCTGAACTTCAGCCTGCAGAAGGAAGGCAATACCCTGTCGCTGGACAACTTCGTGGTGCTGAAGGACGCGCCGCGCAAGGATCTGGCCTACAAGTTCATCAACTTCATGCTGGACGGCAAGAACGCCGCCGGCCTGACCAACGAGATGGGCAACGGCAATCCGAACGCCGCCGCCGGCAAGTTCGTCAAGACCGAGCTGACCAAGATCCCGGCGATCTTCCCGACCAGCACCGACCTGCCGCGCCTGCAGCAGCTGCACGATCTGAACGCCAAGGATCGCCGCGAGCTGAACAAGGTGTGGTCCGAGATCAAGCTGAAGTAA
- a CDS encoding ABC transporter permease yields the protein MAKKQSKWLWASAGLTYLFLYLPLVIVVLYSFNDSRLNAEWVGFTLKWYQKLFHNEKMLTAAGNSLLIGIIASFFATILGTLAGIALHKYKLRLLPFLVLTPIAIPELLMGVSLVIFFVIVNQLIGILELGFVTILLSHIAFCIGFVAIVVRARMQGMDDSLVEAARDLGATPFQAFRLITLPVIKPGIIAGALMAFTLSIDDFVITFFTAGAGASMLPLEIYSMIKIAVTPEVNAVSSLLMLLTLALIVIATKVSPSALRANS from the coding sequence GTGGCTAAGAAACAATCGAAATGGCTGTGGGCTTCGGCCGGCCTGACCTATCTGTTCCTCTACCTGCCGCTGGTCATCGTGGTGCTGTACTCGTTCAACGATTCGCGGCTGAACGCCGAGTGGGTGGGTTTCACGCTGAAGTGGTACCAGAAGCTGTTCCACAACGAGAAGATGCTGACCGCGGCCGGCAACTCGCTGCTGATCGGCATCATCGCCAGCTTCTTCGCCACCATCCTGGGCACGCTGGCTGGCATCGCGCTGCATAAGTACAAGCTGAGGTTGCTGCCCTTCCTGGTGCTGACGCCGATCGCCATCCCCGAGCTGCTGATGGGGGTGAGCCTGGTGATCTTCTTCGTCATCGTCAACCAGCTGATCGGCATCCTGGAGCTGGGCTTCGTCACCATCCTGCTGTCGCACATCGCCTTCTGCATCGGCTTCGTCGCCATCGTGGTGCGGGCGCGGATGCAGGGCATGGACGACAGCCTGGTCGAGGCGGCGCGCGATCTGGGTGCCACGCCGTTTCAGGCCTTCCGCCTGATCACGCTGCCGGTGATCAAGCCCGGCATCATCGCCGGCGCGCTGATGGCGTTCACGCTGTCCATCGACGACTTCGTGATCACCTTCTTCACCGCCGGCGCCGGCGCCAGCATGCTGCCGCTGGAGATCTATTCGATGATCAAGATCGCGGTGACGCCGGAAGTGAACGCAGTATCCAGCTTGTTGATGCTGCTGACGCTGGCGCTGATCGTGATCGCCACCAAGGTTTCGCCGAGCGCGCTGCGCGCCAACAGCTGA
- a CDS encoding ABC transporter permease produces MAMRDRFGKWALSWPPLLYLVLFFLIPSLIMLVAAFRQPGDYGGLAPLFTIEDGQRVWQLTLDNFHRLVEEPLYIELFIKSAGYALTTTVVCLLMAYPLAWLIARSGKKYRDLLLLLVILPFWSNFLIRIYAWMIILGPQSAFTKALNLVLTTLGFEPVRLLFTSFAVIVGLVYVHLPFMVLPLYANLEKHDMALLDAAQDLGANAWQRFWRVTWPLSLPGVFAGSALVFIPALGMFAIPDILGGTESIMIGNLIKQQILDTRDWPFGSVLSIMLTGGVLLIAVLGAVVARKGKARG; encoded by the coding sequence ATGGCGATGCGTGATCGTTTCGGCAAGTGGGCGCTGTCCTGGCCCCCCTTGCTGTATCTGGTATTGTTCTTCCTGATTCCGTCGCTGATCATGCTGGTGGCCGCGTTCCGCCAGCCCGGCGACTACGGCGGCCTGGCGCCGCTGTTCACCATCGAGGACGGCCAGCGCGTCTGGCAGCTGACGCTGGACAATTTCCACCGCCTGGTGGAGGAGCCGCTGTACATCGAGCTGTTCATCAAGTCGGCCGGCTACGCGCTGACCACCACCGTGGTCTGCCTGCTGATGGCTTATCCGCTGGCCTGGCTGATCGCCCGCTCCGGCAAGAAGTACCGCGACCTGCTGCTGCTGTTGGTGATCCTGCCGTTCTGGTCCAACTTCCTGATCCGCATCTACGCGTGGATGATCATCCTGGGGCCGCAGTCGGCGTTCACCAAGGCGCTGAACCTGGTGCTGACCACGCTGGGCTTCGAGCCGGTGCGGCTGCTGTTCACCTCGTTCGCGGTGATCGTCGGCCTGGTCTACGTGCATCTGCCCTTCATGGTGCTGCCGCTGTACGCCAACCTGGAAAAGCACGACATGGCCCTGCTCGACGCCGCGCAGGATCTGGGCGCCAACGCCTGGCAGCGCTTCTGGCGCGTGACCTGGCCGCTGAGCCTGCCCGGCGTGTTCGCCGGTTCGGCGCTGGTGTTCATCCCGGCCTTGGGCATGTTCGCCATTCCGGACATTCTCGGCGGCACCGAGTCCATCATGATAGGCAACCTGATCAAGCAGCAGATCCTGGACACCCGCGATTGGCCGTTCGGCTCGGTGCTGTCGATCATGCTGACCGGCGGCGTGCTGCTGATCGCCGTGCTGGGGGCCGTGGTGGCCAGAAAGGGGAAGGCGCGTGGCTAA
- a CDS encoding ABC transporter ATP-binding protein has protein sequence MALLEIKNVVKRFGDYTAVNDVSLSVEAGEFFTLPGPSGCGKTTLLRMLAGFEQPDAGQILLDGQDMSQVAPEKRPVHTVFQSYALFPHMTVRENIAFPLKMAKWDKRKIAAQVDELLEDVRLTQFGDRYPHEMSGGQRQRVAIARALVDRPRLLLLDEPLSALDAKLREEMQIELINLQKEVGITFVYVTHDQGEALALSHRIAVMSHGKVEQLDAPEKLYSYPKNRFVADFLGQCNVLEGTVKALHGDAMTVALKGCGDVKCQAVAGVKEGQQGWLALRPEKVKLDKELPELPDEAYFKGRVHDCLYLGDVTLYVVEVADGVLVEAMQPNNIPGVAKFFDDGDVVEIAWRFDAGSFLTE, from the coding sequence ATGGCTCTCCTGGAAATCAAAAATGTGGTCAAACGCTTCGGCGACTACACGGCTGTCAACGACGTCAGCCTGTCGGTCGAGGCGGGCGAGTTCTTCACCCTGCCGGGACCCTCCGGCTGCGGCAAGACCACCTTGCTGCGCATGCTGGCCGGTTTCGAACAACCGGACGCCGGCCAGATTCTGCTGGACGGCCAGGACATGTCGCAGGTGGCGCCGGAGAAGCGTCCGGTGCATACCGTGTTCCAGAGCTACGCGCTGTTCCCGCACATGACGGTGCGCGAGAACATCGCCTTCCCGCTGAAGATGGCCAAGTGGGACAAGCGCAAGATCGCCGCCCAGGTGGATGAATTGCTGGAAGACGTGCGTCTCACCCAGTTCGGCGACCGCTATCCGCACGAGATGTCGGGCGGCCAGCGCCAGCGCGTGGCCATCGCCCGCGCGCTGGTGGACCGTCCGCGCTTGTTGCTGCTGGACGAGCCGCTGTCCGCCCTCGACGCCAAGCTGCGCGAGGAAATGCAGATCGAGCTGATCAATCTGCAGAAGGAAGTGGGCATCACCTTCGTCTACGTCACCCACGACCAAGGCGAGGCGTTGGCGCTGTCGCACCGCATCGCGGTGATGAGCCACGGCAAGGTGGAGCAGCTAGACGCGCCGGAGAAGCTGTACAGCTATCCGAAGAACCGCTTCGTCGCCGACTTCCTCGGCCAGTGCAACGTGCTGGAAGGCACGGTCAAGGCGCTGCACGGCGACGCCATGACCGTGGCGCTGAAGGGCTGCGGCGACGTCAAGTGCCAGGCGGTGGCGGGCGTCAAGGAAGGCCAGCAGGGCTGGCTGGCGCTGCGGCCGGAGAAGGTGAAGCTGGACAAGGAGTTGCCGGAACTGCCGGACGAGGCCTATTTTAAGGGCCGCGTCCATGATTGCCTGTACCTGGGCGACGTCACCCTCTACGTGGTGGAGGTGGCCGACGGCGTGCTGGTGGAGGCGATGCAGCCCAACAACATTCCCGGCGTGGCCAAGTTCTTCGACGACGGCGACGTGGTCGAGATCGCCTGGCGCTTCGACGCCGGCAGCTTCCTGACGGAGTAA